GACGGCTTCCGCGGGGAGGTCGTCGTCCGGCGCGGTCAGCCCGGGCTGGTCGGCGGGGTCCGGTCGGCCGACCACGACGCTCCCGACCATCCCCTCGTCCTCGTGTGGGGTACAGGCGCGAGTATTAATACTGGTCATGATACAGTAGTCGAAATCCGGAGTCAGCGGCGGTTTCGATCGAAATCCGTCTTCAGAAAACACGTATCACCATTTCGTACGATTACTCGTCGTAATCAGACCCGGGGCCGAGACCGGGACGGCGGTCACACCCTTCTAGTCGATCGATCGCTTCGATTCGGGATCGACGGCCGCGAGATACTGCTCCAGCAGGTCTGGGAACTCCCGGCCGCGGAGGTAGCGCAGGCCGAAGTCCTCGGTCCAGTCGATGATGCCCTTGTCCTCGGTGACGACGCCCGCGTCGAGTTCTCGGGCGAGGATCAGGAGGTCGAAGTCCTCGCGGGAGTCGAGCACACCGGTGCGCATCGCGCCGCGGTACTTGTCCCGCAGGTCCGAGATCACGGCGTCGACTTCGGTCTTGTGCTCGTGCTCGTCGAGCGGTTCGTCGGCGCTTCGTTCGGCGCGCCGGACCGCCTCCTCCGAGACGCGCAGGCCGCGGTTGACCCGATCGCTCATCTCGTCGACGAACGTGTAGACGACGTTCGCGGGGATCGAAATCTCGTACCGATCGGGGTGTTTGCGGATGACCCACGTGTTGAGCAGCGCGAACGTCTCGTCGCTGATGCCCCGGTCGGCAAGCATCGTCGTCAACTCGTCGTGGATCGTCGGCGGCACGTAACAGGAGATACCGAGGTTGAGGCGGGCGTTCGCGATCAACTCGAGCAGTCGGCACACGGCGTCCTCGATCGACTCGTCGTCCGCCCGGATCTCCTCGGTGATAAACAGCGACGTGTCGAGGACGAACCGCTGTTTGAACGCCTCGCTGGACATGATCGACGATAGGGGCCGAACCGGGAAATAAGTAGGTCTCGGGCGGCCAGGGTAGCAGCGATCGACGGCGGCTCGTTACGGGTCGTCCGTCTGGGGCCCTTTCGCGCCGAGATCGGCCTCGGAGATCATCTCGGCCCCGGTCGGGGAGAGGTCGACGGTCACGTCGCCGGGAACGGCCTTGCTGATCTCGTCCACGTTGCCGGCGAGCACCGTCAGGATGTCCTGCGGATCGACGTAGATGAGCATGTTGCCGTCCTGGCCTTCCGTCACGAGCTGGAGGTCGTTCAGGACGACCTGGTTCTCCTGGATCGACGCGGAGACGACGGGCAGCGAGGCCGGTTTTCCGGGCTCGTCCTCCCGGACTTTCCGGATGTGAACTGCGTCGAGGTCGATGACCTCCTTGTACTCCTTGATCCGCTCGGCGCAGTCGACCATGTCGTTGATCACCTGCGTCCGCTTCTCGTTGCCGTGGTCCCCGTCGAGACAGTGCTGGCAGACGCGGAGTTCGATCTGCATGCGGACGAGTAGACACTCGACGCCGATGAGAATTCCGCTTCGCCGATCGGGATGCCGGATCACGGATCTGCGGACCCGCGCCGGTCGGGGCGTGATTCTTCCGTCGGCGCGGTGTATCTCCGGTCGATGAGTGATACCGAGTACCACAAACAGCTCGGGATCGGGAAATCGGCGTTCGACTCGCTCACGGAGCACATGGAGGATCGACGCTACGACGGGGTCGAGTACCGTCACGTTCCGGACTACCGTCGCGGCGTCGAGCGCGGCACCGCGTTGATCGCGGGCGAGGTCGTCCGGGGATTTCCCAAGATCCCGCGCACGCTCGTCCTCGAGACGGGGATCCCGAACTGGTTCGACGACGAGGTCGTCGTCGAGGAGAAATTGAACGGCTACAACGTCCGGTTCGCCCGGATCGACGGCGACGTCCTCGCGTTCTCGCGGAGCGGCATGGTCTGTCCGTTCACGACCAGGTTCGTCGATCGCCTCGTCGATCTCGAACCGCTCTTCGACGCGTATCCGGAGGCGATGGTCTGTGGCGAGATGATCGGCCCGGAGAACCCCTACACCGTACACGACTACCCCGACGTCGACTCGCTGGCGTTCCGGGCGTTCGACTGGCGCGATCGACAGTCCGGCGATCCGCTTCCGGTCGACGAACGGCGGGAGCGGTACGACCGATTCGATATCCCACAGACGCGGTACTTCGGCAGCTACGACGTCGACGACGCGGCCGGCGAGGTCGGTCGGCTCGTCCGCGAACTCGACGCCGAGGACCGGGAGGGCGTCGTGATGAAATCACCCGACGGCACCGAGCAATTGAAGTACACGACGTCGGCCGCGAACCGGGGGGACCTCGCATACGCCTTCTCGCTTCCGTTCGATTACGGGCAGGCGTTCATGTTCCGCCGGCTCATCCGCGAGGCGTTCCAGACGATCGAGTGGGACGAGTCCGCGGACGAAGCCACGGACCGCGCACACGAACTGGGCGAGGCGATCCTCCTCTCGATGCGCGACAGCATCGAGACCGTGGAAGCGGGCGAGACGGTCGGTGAACGTCACACCGTCCGGGCCAGCGCGGAGACGATCGACGTCCTCTTCGAGCATCTCCGGGGACAGGGACTCCGGATCGAGGTCGAGGCCGATCGGCGCGAGGACGGGGACCGGGTCGTCACGTTCTGCAAGCGGACGCAGGCGACGAACGACAAGATCCGGAACTATCTCGATGGCCACGTCGTCCAGGAGTAGGTGACGAAACTGAGGAAGTATACGACGAGGCTGGGGATGACGCCAGCGATCGCGGGAGGCCTCAACTCCGGAGATTCTCGTGAATTTCCTCGATTCGTTCGCTCCCCGCGTCGACGTAGCCGCCGTGATAGCACAGCGTGTGTTCGACGTCGCGTTCGGCGAGTCGACCGACGGATTCCGTGGCACGGCTCAGGTCCGCCGTGAACTCGGGTTTCGGTCCCTCGAGCGGAGCGGCCCCGTCGGCGACGAGCGCGTCACCGGCGATCAGCAACCCGTCCTCGGGGAACGAGAGCGAGACGTGCCCCGGCGTGTGCCCGGGGGTCGCGACGACCTCCATCGGTCCCGCGAGCGTCGGAATTCGGACTCCGTCCGCGAGTTCGATGTCCACCTCGACCGGTTCGTACCGGTCGCCGTCGCCCTTGATCGGTTCCCGATCGCCCCTGACGTACGGTGCCTCGTCGCGATGGGTCGCGACGACTGCGTCGACGCGATCGAGCACCGCCGTCAGCCCGCCGACGTGGTCGCCGTCGTGGTGTGTGCAGACGATCAGCCAGACGTCCGTGAGCGCGTATCCGAGATTCTGCAGGTGGACCTCGAGCGAATCCACTGCACGCTGCGGTCCGACGTCGATCAACACTAGCCCGCGATCGGTCTCGACGACGGACGGCGTGATCGTCAGTTGGCGACCGCCGTACTCGACGTCGATCGGCAGTGCGTGAACGCCAGCTTCGTCGTGGTCGTGCATACGACACCGTTCGTCGGGGACCGAGAAAGGCTTGGGTTCTCTTCCGAGTCGTTCGCCGAGCCTCGTCACCGAACGGTCGCGGGTCCGGACCGGCGTGCAGCGGACGGTCGATCGTCGATCCAGCCGGAGCCATCGTTCGTTCAATTCAAACGGGTTACA
The nucleotide sequence above comes from Halosolutus halophilus. Encoded proteins:
- a CDS encoding RNA ligase partner protein, with the protein product MSSEAFKQRFVLDTSLFITEEIRADDESIEDAVCRLLELIANARLNLGISCYVPPTIHDELTTMLADRGISDETFALLNTWVIRKHPDRYEISIPANVVYTFVDEMSDRVNRGLRVSEEAVRRAERSADEPLDEHEHKTEVDAVISDLRDKYRGAMRTGVLDSREDFDLLILARELDAGVVTEDKGIIDWTEDFGLRYLRGREFPDLLEQYLAAVDPESKRSID
- a CDS encoding RNA ligase, which codes for MSDTEYHKQLGIGKSAFDSLTEHMEDRRYDGVEYRHVPDYRRGVERGTALIAGEVVRGFPKIPRTLVLETGIPNWFDDEVVVEEKLNGYNVRFARIDGDVLAFSRSGMVCPFTTRFVDRLVDLEPLFDAYPEAMVCGEMIGPENPYTVHDYPDVDSLAFRAFDWRDRQSGDPLPVDERRERYDRFDIPQTRYFGSYDVDDAAGEVGRLVRELDAEDREGVVMKSPDGTEQLKYTTSAANRGDLAYAFSLPFDYGQAFMFRRLIREAFQTIEWDESADEATDRAHELGEAILLSMRDSIETVEAGETVGERHTVRASAETIDVLFEHLRGQGLRIEVEADRREDGDRVVTFCKRTQATNDKIRNYLDGHVVQE
- a CDS encoding MBL fold metallo-hydrolase, whose translation is MHDHDEAGVHALPIDVEYGGRQLTITPSVVETDRGLVLIDVGPQRAVDSLEVHLQNLGYALTDVWLIVCTHHDGDHVGGLTAVLDRVDAVVATHRDEAPYVRGDREPIKGDGDRYEPVEVDIELADGVRIPTLAGPMEVVATPGHTPGHVSLSFPEDGLLIAGDALVADGAAPLEGPKPEFTADLSRATESVGRLAERDVEHTLCYHGGYVDAGSERIEEIHENLRS